A genome region from Archaeoglobus fulgidus DSM 4304 includes the following:
- a CDS encoding universal stress protein, which translates to MLRKMLLPTDLSENSFKVLEYLGDFKKVGVEEIGVLFVINLTKLSTVSGGIDIDHYIDEMSEKAEEVLPEVAQKIEAAGIKAEVIKPFPAGDPVVEIIKASENYSFIAMGSRGASKFKKILLGSVSEGVLHDSKVPVYIFKHDMVVNSLFDRVLVAYDFSKWADRALEYAKFVVKKTGGELHIIHVSEDGDKTADLRVMEEVIGAEGIEVHVHIESGTPHKAILAKREEINATTIFMGSRGAGSVMTMILGSTSESVIRRSPVPVFVCKRGDDE; encoded by the coding sequence ATGCTTCGAAAGATGTTACTTCCCACGGACCTTTCCGAAAACAGCTTTAAAGTCCTCGAATACCTTGGTGACTTCAAAAAAGTTGGTGTTGAGGAGATTGGTGTTCTCTTTGTCATAAACCTTACAAAGCTTAGCACGGTTAGCGGCGGGATTGATATTGACCACTACATTGACGAAATGTCAGAGAAGGCTGAAGAAGTGCTGCCCGAAGTTGCGCAGAAAATTGAAGCCGCGGGAATTAAGGCGGAAGTCATCAAACCCTTCCCTGCGGGAGACCCGGTTGTTGAGATTATCAAAGCATCCGAAAACTACAGCTTCATTGCCATGGGCTCAAGAGGGGCGAGCAAATTCAAGAAAATACTTCTTGGAAGTGTCTCGGAGGGAGTTCTCCACGACTCAAAGGTGCCTGTTTATATTTTCAAACACGATATGGTGGTCAACAGCCTTTTTGACAGGGTTCTCGTGGCTTACGACTTCTCGAAGTGGGCTGACAGAGCGCTTGAATACGCGAAGTTCGTCGTTAAAAAGACTGGAGGAGAACTGCACATAATCCACGTCTCTGAGGATGGAGATAAAACGGCCGATTTAAGAGTGATGGAGGAGGTAATAGGGGCGGAGGGTATTGAGGTTCACGTTCACATAGAGTCTGGAACACCGCACAAGGCGATACTGGCAAAAAGAGAGGAGATTAATGCCACCACGATCTTTATGGGCTCAAGAGGAGCGGGAAGTGTGATGACAATGATACTTGGAAGCACCTCTGAAAGCGTTATAAGGCGCTCCCCTGTTCCGGTTTTCGTATGCAAGAGAGGTGACGACGAATGA